The window ATTCGGAGCGTGCTCCCGCCGTGGAAACCATCGCAGCAATCGATGACCCGATGGATCAATCGGCTGGCGATTTGCCCGTTGGCAACATGCTCGCTGAAGACACATCATCGGCGATGAATTCGGTCACTGAGCCGGCTGGATCCGCCACCAACGGACCGAACAGCCCGGAGCTAAACTCCATTGCTTCGGCAACGAATACTGAAACCACTCCCCAGCTCAACGCTGCTTCCGTTGATATGTCGGCGACCGTTGCTGCTGGCAACAACAGTGAAGTTCAATCGCTCTCCGGAGCGGTGTTGATCTATGACGTTCAACTGAAACCAGAGGTCCGTGATCCTGCTGCCCGCAATCACTTTGCATTGGATAGCGACCCTGTTCGCAAGGCGATGACGACGGCCGGTTTGGCAGCGTCGAGCAAACAGCTCGTCAGCGAAAATTTGATCGAAGCGACGCGTGAATCCGTCACCCTCGACGAAAAAACTCGTTATCAAATTCTGTTGCTAAGAGGTCCGGCGAAACAATTGGATCGCTTGTTCCTCGAACTGCTCGCCGACGAAGACTCGATCGAATCCGTCGGTATGTCGATGGCGATGGGCAATGCGGTCTCCGGTATCGCTTGGCAACAGGATGAAGACGTGGCTCCTTCGAGTGCCGTCGCATATGACTTGAACGCCAAAGACAGGCGTTCGTTGCAACGACTCGGCATGGCGCTAAGTAACCGGGATTTCATGCCCGTCGAAGCCGAATCGTTCACCAATCGAATCGATTTCGCATTGGGTTCACCCGAAGCCGCCAGTACCGGCAACGATTTCATCACCGAAGTCTTGGTCATCGTTCGCTGAGAATTTCGGTTTCCATATTGGAAGCATCCAGACGCCCTCAGGTGTCTGTTTCTGGCATGAAATGTGCGACCGAGAAAGATCCTACGCGTCAACAACGATGATTTAATTCATCGGGCGCGTCGTTCCAATCTCACGCTCCCACTCAGAGAGGTTCATCATGCCTTGGAAATCATTCGCATTGACCGCCGCTTTCGCGACCTGCTTGACCGCAATCGGATGCGACGAAGCGCAGTACGATATGTCGGTCGACAACTACAACGAAGAAGTGCAAGAAGGCCGAGAAGAGCTCAATGAAGCTCAGGCTGACGGCGCAATTTCGTCCGACGAACTGGAAGAGCTCGAAGATCAAAATGATGAGATTCGCGAAGCTGCCGGCGAAGTTGCGGAGCAAACCGGTGACTTGATTGAAGCCAAAACGGACTGATTAGAAATCGATGATCAAACGACTGGTGGACTTTTTGTCCACCAGTCGAAAGCTTCTCTGCCGAACCGACTCAGTTTCCGAGTTGATCGGCTAGTTCGTTGGCTTGGTAGATCGAACGCAACGCTTCGGGTATTGCGACACCGGACACGCTCACCGCTCGGCTTTGAACGTTGGTGTAGAGGTAGTCACTGGTCAGACTTTGGATGTTTCCATCAAAGATCAGACCCACCAGGACACCATCTCGATCGACCACCGGTGAACCGCTGTTGCCACCGATGATGTCAGCGGTGCAGACGAAGTTGAGCTGAGTTTCCAAGTCGATCTTCTCTTTGGCCGACATCCAAGATTCAGGAAGATCAAAGTCTTCTTGGCCTTCGTGTTCCTTCGCATGAGTGAACGCTCCTGCGAAATTCGTGGTCGGCTTGATCTGCTCGCCACGTTCTTCGTAACCAGAAACCACACCAAACGCCAAACGCAGAGTGAACGTTGCATCGGGATAACCTCCGGTGCCTTCGATCGCCGTCGTTGCTTGGGTGATCTCGGCATAAGCTTGTTTTTCGCGCTCACTGAGTTGCTCGTTGATCTTGTCGATTCGGCGATACTCCGGTGCGATCACACGAGCCAATCGAATCATTGGATCCTTCGATGCCAAGACCGCATCCAATCCGCCGTCGATCAGCGCCTTTCGTGTCTCGATGTCCTTGATTTTCGTCCCGGTCACCAATTCGCTGGCGACCTGTTTCGGTGAACGACCGGCCAAGACCTCCTGGACAATCGAGTCGTTCATCCCGCGGCTTTCGAGCAACAAAGCGATCTCGTCGGCCAACTTCACCATTTCCAAATCGTCATAAATAGGCGCGGGCGACAGCAGCTGAGCCATCAGCGATTCACGTCCCGAATCGGTGTATCCGGGCAATCGTTCTTCGTTGGGTTTGCGATCTTCTTCGGAAAGAATCAGAATTTGAAGCGCGAGTTGGAAAAGCTCACTGCGAAGCGACACCGAGCGGTCCAGCAACTCGGCCTTCTCCGTTTGCACTTCCGCGATTTCTTTCCATGCGTCCGCCAGTCCCGAGTGCTCGGGCGACTTCGAAAGTGCCGTCAGCAAACGATCCTGGCGACCTCGTTTGGACACAAACGTTTGCGGATCTTGAAGTCCCGTCAACATGCCCGAGTAAGCCTTGCGAGCGTTTTGAATTCCAAACAACTCGTCGCGTCCACGGCGTGCCGCTTCTTTGCCTTCCAAACGATATTGCTGAAGCAGAACCTCTTTGCGACGAAGCAAATCCAATACATGTGGCAGTCGTTTGTCGCGGAGGTATTCCAGGGCTTCGACGGTAAAGATTCGCTGTGTGCGACCAGGGTGACCGCTGACAAAGACCAGGTCCCCATCCTTGGCGGGTTGATCATTCCATTTTAGGAAGTGTTCTAGCTTGGCAGGTTCGCCATCCTCATAAACTCGCATCAACGTCGCGTCGAGGTTGTAGCGAGGGTATTCAAAGTTGTCCGCGTCGCCGCCAAAGAATGCAGCCGCGGTCTCGGGAGCCCAAACCAATCGCACGTCGGTGTATTTCTTGTATCGATAAAGGTGATACTTGGCTCCACCAAACAGCGTCACGACGTCGCTTCGCAGACCGGTTTCATCGAGCGATTCTTTCTCGATCGTCGCAATCGCTGCTCGTCGCTCTTTCGCGGCTTCTTCAGCGTCGTCCGCATTCGTGATCTGTTGGTTGATCCGATCGGTCACATCTTCGATCGAGATCAGTTGATTCAGTTCCAAATCAGGTGCCTTGAGTTCCTCGTCAAAGCTCTTCGCCAAGAACCCATCGTCGATCAGATTGCGTTCTTTGGAACTGAGTTTGGCCAACGTGTCGCTGGCAACATGATGGTTGGTCAACACCAAACCATTGGAGGACACAAACGATCCGGAGCCACCGGAGTTGAATCGAACCGAAGAGAGCTGCAAATGCTTCAGCCATTCTTCGGACGGTTCGAACTGATGCCGATCTCGCAGCAATTCGCGAGGGACATCGTTGAACAAATACATGCCTTCATCAGCATGTGAATCGCTGGACAGACCAGCCAACGCGAAAACCATGCAACTTCCCGACAAGAACCAACGGCGCACGTGTGCAAACATGATGGATAAACCAGAAACACGAGGGGACAGAATCCTGAGTCTCTAGTTCAGCCGTTGCGACGGTCGCATGCAACCGGTCGTCGGGCTTGATCAGGCCGCGTCGGTCAGATCGCTGTGGCAGAGGCTGCGATAGAAAGAATTGCTAGCAAGCAACTGGTGATGCGTTCCCACATCGGCGACTTGCCCCAAATCCAATACCGCGACTCGATCGGCCATCGCGAGAGTGCTGGCTCGGTGAGTGATCATGATTCCCGTGCGATTTTCCAAGAACGTTTCCAGGGCGCGGTGGATCAGCTGTTCGCTTTCGATGTCGATTTGGCTAGTCGCCTCATCCAAAATCAAGATGTCAGGCTCCCGCAGGAAGGCACGTGCGAGTGCGATCCGTTGCATTTGGCCGCCCGACAATCGAACACCACCGGATCCGAGCATCGTTTGATATCCATCCGGTGTCTTCCGCCGAATGAAGTCATCGGCAAAAGCGAGCTTGGCGGCCCGGACCACATCGTGAGCGTCAGCGCTGGGGCTGCCGTAGCGAATGTTGTTTTCGATCGTATCATCAAACAGCACTGTGCGTTGGTTGACCAATGCAATGCGTCGCCGCAGATCACGCGTAGCCAATCGATTGATTGCCACGTCATCAAAGCAGACTTCACCTTGGTGCGGATCGTCAAAACGACAGAGCAAATTGATCAGCGTGCTTTTGCCGCAACCGTTGGGACCGATCAACGCGATCGTTTCGCCATGTTGGATCGTCAGATCAATGCCTCGCAGCACCATCGGTCCGGAAGGATACTGGAAGTGAACGCCTTTGAACTCGATCGATCGGTGAGGACGATCCAAGTGAACCGGGTTGGTTGGCTCGGTCACTCGAATGGGTTCGTCGATGATTTCGTAAACGCGATTGGATGCGGCGATACCACGCTGAAGCGACGTCCAAACATCGGACAACTTGCGAGCTGGATCAGAGGCACCGATCAGCAAACCAAAGAACAACAGGACTTGTCCAACATCCAGCGGACGTGCGCTCATGCGGATGCCCAACAAGTGAGTTTGTTGGTTGATCACCAAATAACCACCCGCCAAAATTGCCAGTCCGACCATTGTCAAACCCAGCAATTCGCTGCTGCTGCGAGCGAGTGTGTTGTACAGAGCCACCTTCATCGAGCGGCGGAAATAGGCCTGCACGCGAGCGCGAAAACGGGCACGTTCGTAGGCTTGTGTGTTGAATGATTTGACAACGTGAATTCCGCCGAATGCGTCGTTGAGCATTCCATAGAGACTGCTCATCTCTTCCATCGCTCGGCGGCTGGCTCGACGAATCGCACGGCTGAGGTGATGCATCACAAACGCCATCAAGGGCGAAACGATCATCACCAACAACAACAAACGCCAGCAAACCGTCGCGGCTCCAAACAAACACACCGCCATTTTCAGCGGTTCGCGAATCAGTCGCCCGAGCAACGTGCTGACGCCGACGGCGATGTGAGCGACATCATTGGTGAGCCGACTGGTCAGGTTGGCCGATCCGTTCTGCCCAAAGTGATCGAGGTCCAAGTGCAGTGATTTGCGAAAGTACTTTTCTCGCAGTTCCATCACCGTGCCTTCGGCGACGTATTGAACGAGCATCAGGTTGATGGTCAGGGCGACCAGCTTGATCGCAGTCCCACCAACCAACATCACGACGATAAATACCAACGTCGGAAACGCACCTCGCGGAGCCGATTGGTCAATCCAAGGCTGGGCCCAAGACAACCATTCCGCCGATTTTTTGGTCGCTGTTTGTGCCAACTCAGCGGAGGAAATTTCAAACGTCGTTGTATTGATTTTTTGTTGCAACGAAGCCTTGGTGTCGGCGTCGGTTGCTGTCTTCGCTCGTTGTTGAAGCTCGTCCAACTCATCATTCAGTTGAATGAGTTCAACGCGTTGTTCTTCGACCGTGACGCGTGCCTCGGCCAGTCGTTCATCGACGTAAGACGGCAGATCGTCTCCTTTGAAAACAACCTCCACCATCGGGTAAAGCGTGCCGATGTTCGCGCCCCACAAAGCAGCGATCACCAAAGACGACAGCAAGATGCCCAACAAGGACATACGACGTCGCAGCGATAATCGCAGAACTCGGCGAAAACTCTTCATGGAAGTAAATCAAGCGAGCGGAAAATGGGTTTTCTGGACTCACGGCAGCGAACAACGGACGGCTACCAAAGATCGCTTGTACCAAGCCGCTGGATTTTCCCGCCAGGGTGATTCGCCTCTTGTGATTGGCGGTTTGAGTTTGGTAGCGGATACCGTCGAAGGTTTCTCGCTCGAGCCAGCAAATTCGACTCAGTAGCTGATTCGACGCAATGAACAGAAACGGTCAGGATCGACTGGTGGGTCGTTTTCGCCAGAGGGACCTGACACTTATTTCCCGTTCATCACGAAGCGGACATGTCTGTTC of the Rhodopirellula baltica SH 1 genome contains:
- a CDS encoding lipoprotein; this translates as MPWKSFALTAAFATCLTAIGCDEAQYDMSVDNYNEEVQEGREELNEAQADGAISSDELEELEDQNDEIREAAGEVAEQTGDLIEAKTD
- a CDS encoding S46 family peptidase: MFAHVRRWFLSGSCMVFALAGLSSDSHADEGMYLFNDVPRELLRDRHQFEPSEEWLKHLQLSSVRFNSGGSGSFVSSNGLVLTNHHVASDTLAKLSSKERNLIDDGFLAKSFDEELKAPDLELNQLISIEDVTDRINQQITNADDAEEAAKERRAAIATIEKESLDETGLRSDVVTLFGGAKYHLYRYKKYTDVRLVWAPETAAAFFGGDADNFEYPRYNLDATLMRVYEDGEPAKLEHFLKWNDQPAKDGDLVFVSGHPGRTQRIFTVEALEYLRDKRLPHVLDLLRRKEVLLQQYRLEGKEAARRGRDELFGIQNARKAYSGMLTGLQDPQTFVSKRGRQDRLLTALSKSPEHSGLADAWKEIAEVQTEKAELLDRSVSLRSELFQLALQILILSEEDRKPNEERLPGYTDSGRESLMAQLLSPAPIYDDLEMVKLADEIALLLESRGMNDSIVQEVLAGRSPKQVASELVTGTKIKDIETRKALIDGGLDAVLASKDPMIRLARVIAPEYRRIDKINEQLSEREKQAYAEITQATTAIEGTGGYPDATFTLRLAFGVVSGYEERGEQIKPTTNFAGAFTHAKEHEGQEDFDLPESWMSAKEKIDLETQLNFVCTADIIGGNSGSPVVDRDGVLVGLIFDGNIQSLTSDYLYTNVQSRAVSVSGVAIPEALRSIYQANELADQLGN
- a CDS encoding ABC transporter ATP-binding protein, which codes for MKSFRRVLRLSLRRRMSLLGILLSSLVIAALWGANIGTLYPMVEVVFKGDDLPSYVDERLAEARVTVEEQRVELIQLNDELDELQQRAKTATDADTKASLQQKINTTTFEISSAELAQTATKKSAEWLSWAQPWIDQSAPRGAFPTLVFIVVMLVGGTAIKLVALTINLMLVQYVAEGTVMELREKYFRKSLHLDLDHFGQNGSANLTSRLTNDVAHIAVGVSTLLGRLIREPLKMAVCLFGAATVCWRLLLLVMIVSPLMAFVMHHLSRAIRRASRRAMEEMSSLYGMLNDAFGGIHVVKSFNTQAYERARFRARVQAYFRRSMKVALYNTLARSSSELLGLTMVGLAILAGGYLVINQQTHLLGIRMSARPLDVGQVLLFFGLLIGASDPARKLSDVWTSLQRGIAASNRVYEIIDEPIRVTEPTNPVHLDRPHRSIEFKGVHFQYPSGPMVLRGIDLTIQHGETIALIGPNGCGKSTLINLLCRFDDPHQGEVCFDDVAINRLATRDLRRRIALVNQRTVLFDDTIENNIRYGSPSADAHDVVRAAKLAFADDFIRRKTPDGYQTMLGSGGVRLSGGQMQRIALARAFLREPDILILDEATSQIDIESEQLIHRALETFLENRTGIMITHRASTLAMADRVAVLDLGQVADVGTHHQLLASNSFYRSLCHSDLTDAA